One window of Oncorhynchus masou masou isolate Uvic2021 chromosome 33, UVic_Omas_1.1, whole genome shotgun sequence genomic DNA carries:
- the phc2a gene encoding polyhomeotic-like protein 2 isoform X2, with product MTSGNGNNAPTVTGSTPHNGESKPPQAIVKPQILTHVIEGFVIQEGAEPFPVERPLSLLIENLKKHKQQTLSDSEKTTSSNSTTDSEMEDLSHQELKQQEEPTLTCELCGRVDFAYNFKRSKRFCSTVCAKRYNVGCTKRMGLFPNRQTTMEKLKKQRMLDGNQQNSSSETKKRTPTTGQQTGGGSLTSSHPSHGESSQCSDMSSYEGPPSPPLSAASSGVHRPQVDRGPEHMEGCGQNLTKHFLPSDPAKWNVEDVYGFICSLPGCLAIAEEFRSQEIDGQSLLLLKEDHLMGTMNIKLGPALKIFAQISVLRDS from the exons ATGACCTCGGGGAATGGGAACAATGCGCCCACGGTGACCGGCAGCACCCCTCATAATGGCGAGAGCAAACCGCCCCAGGCAATAGTGAAACCCCAGATCCTCACCCACGTCATTGAGGGATTTGTGATCCAGGAGGGAGCCGAGCCTTTCCCT GTGGAACGTCCATTGTCGTTGCTGATCGAGAACCTGAAGAAACACAAACAGCAAACACTTTCCGACTCAGAGAAAACGACCTCCTCCAACAGCACCACAGACTCTGAGATGGAGGACTTATCACACCAAG AGCTGAAGCAGCAGGAGGAGCCCACCCTGACGTGTGAGCTATGTGGCAGAGTGGACTTTGCCTACAACTTCAAGAGATCCAAGAGGTTCTGCTCCACAGTATGTGCCAAACG GTATAATGTGGGCTGTACAAAGCGAATGGGCCTCTTTCCAAATCGACAAACCACCATGGAGAAACTGAAGAAGCAAAGAATGTTGGATGGAAACCAACAGAACTCAAGTTCAGAAACCAAAAAACGG ACTCCCACCACTGGCCAACAAACTGGGGGTGGATCGTTGACGTCCAGCCACCCCTCTCACGGGGAGTCCAGCCAGTGTTCGGACATGTCTAGCTACGAGGGTCCTCCTTCGCCCCCCCTGTCTGCTGCCAGCTCCGGTGTTCACAGGCCCCAGGTGGACAGAGGGCCCGAGCACATGGAAGGCTGTGGACAAAACCTCACAAAGCACTTCCTGCCCAGCGATCCAGCCAAGTGGAACGTGGAGGACGTCTACGGGTTCATCTGCTCCCTGCCAG GTTGCCTGGCGATAGCCGAGGAGTTCCGCTCGCAGGAGATCGACGGCCAGTCCCTGCTGCTGCTTAAAGAGGACCACCTTATGGGCACAATGAACATTAAACTGGGGCCTGCGCTCAAGATCTTTGCCCAGATCAGTGTGCTGAGAGACTCGTAG
- the phc2a gene encoding polyhomeotic-like protein 2 isoform X1 has translation MTSGNGNNAPTVTGSTPHNGESKPPQAIVKPQILTHVIEGFVIQEGAEPFPVERPLSLLIENLKKHKQQTLSDSEKTTSSNSTTDSEMEDLSHQELKQQEEPTLTCELCGRVDFAYNFKRSKRFCSTVCAKRYNVGCTKRMGLFPNRQTTMEKLKKQRMLDGNQQNSSSETKKRTPTTGQQTGGGSLTSSHPSHGESSQCSDMSSYEGPPSPPLSAASSGVHRPQVDRGPEHMEGCGQNLTKHFLPSDPAKWNVEDVYGFICSLPGWHCHIFHIPQQMLNISQNGGVAAPYSSGHQPWYWRCAGFCFSPVVKHLLQPTNLVQIQIKSNFI, from the exons ATGACCTCGGGGAATGGGAACAATGCGCCCACGGTGACCGGCAGCACCCCTCATAATGGCGAGAGCAAACCGCCCCAGGCAATAGTGAAACCCCAGATCCTCACCCACGTCATTGAGGGATTTGTGATCCAGGAGGGAGCCGAGCCTTTCCCT GTGGAACGTCCATTGTCGTTGCTGATCGAGAACCTGAAGAAACACAAACAGCAAACACTTTCCGACTCAGAGAAAACGACCTCCTCCAACAGCACCACAGACTCTGAGATGGAGGACTTATCACACCAAG AGCTGAAGCAGCAGGAGGAGCCCACCCTGACGTGTGAGCTATGTGGCAGAGTGGACTTTGCCTACAACTTCAAGAGATCCAAGAGGTTCTGCTCCACAGTATGTGCCAAACG GTATAATGTGGGCTGTACAAAGCGAATGGGCCTCTTTCCAAATCGACAAACCACCATGGAGAAACTGAAGAAGCAAAGAATGTTGGATGGAAACCAACAGAACTCAAGTTCAGAAACCAAAAAACGG ACTCCCACCACTGGCCAACAAACTGGGGGTGGATCGTTGACGTCCAGCCACCCCTCTCACGGGGAGTCCAGCCAGTGTTCGGACATGTCTAGCTACGAGGGTCCTCCTTCGCCCCCCCTGTCTGCTGCCAGCTCCGGTGTTCACAGGCCCCAGGTGGACAGAGGGCCCGAGCACATGGAAGGCTGTGGACAAAACCTCACAAAGCACTTCCTGCCCAGCGATCCAGCCAAGTGGAACGTGGAGGACGTCTACGGGTTCATCTGCTCCCTGCCAGGTTGGCATTGCCACATTTTCCACATACCCCAACAGATGCTTAATATCAGCCAAAATGGTGGAGTAGCAGCCCCAtacagcagtggtcaccaaccttggTATTGGagatgtgcaggcttttgttttaGCCCTGTAGTAAAACACCTACTTCAGCCAACAAACTTAGTTCAAATCCAaattaaatcaaactttatttag